In a genomic window of Meiothermus sp. CFH 77666:
- a CDS encoding VWA domain-containing protein: protein MTQIHTQRALIDGQDLLRVEIKAPQEGVQARRLDLALVIDRSGSMSGLRLRAAREAAEGILKTLAGQEVRLGLVAFNDGVLRSEGWAGPAEARFFLDALVAQGSTDLFRGWQVGQQMLTPQKGRLRAVLLLTDGRANRGLTQPEAIAAEVLQAAQRGVYTSTVGIGLGYNEALLSNMAEVGGGTHLFLPDEAAPELTQALLEELAFLRGTVLDGVELKLLGARATPLLGVWEGGQGYLGPMAPGEVRTLLLQLEPLSDVATLEAEVQLPGGREKYRLTLPEPAPTGSDYRQVAFERAVAQLRLLYARLSDLEGPGQAQVLLEAVQPIRAALQGHSDARTPQLLAQLEQLEARLKRLATSFEFHEARWFSKAFFTEADSLNSSSRKPRNSRTGR from the coding sequence ATGACGCAGATTCATACACAGCGGGCTTTGATAGATGGCCAGGATCTCTTGCGGGTGGAAATTAAGGCTCCCCAGGAAGGGGTGCAGGCCCGCCGGCTCGACCTGGCGCTGGTGATAGACCGCTCAGGCAGCATGTCCGGCCTGCGCCTGCGGGCGGCCCGGGAAGCCGCCGAGGGAATCCTCAAAACCCTGGCCGGTCAGGAGGTGCGTCTGGGCCTGGTTGCCTTTAACGATGGGGTCTTACGCTCTGAGGGTTGGGCGGGGCCTGCGGAGGCCCGGTTTTTCCTGGATGCCCTGGTGGCCCAGGGGAGCACCGACCTTTTTCGAGGCTGGCAGGTGGGCCAGCAGATGCTGACCCCGCAAAAAGGGCGACTGCGGGCGGTGCTGCTGCTAACCGATGGACGGGCTAATCGAGGCCTGACCCAGCCCGAGGCCATTGCGGCCGAGGTGCTCCAGGCGGCACAACGAGGGGTGTACACCAGCACAGTTGGCATTGGGCTTGGCTACAACGAAGCCCTCCTCTCGAATATGGCCGAGGTAGGCGGCGGCACCCATCTGTTTTTGCCCGATGAGGCTGCTCCAGAGCTTACCCAGGCGCTCCTGGAAGAGTTGGCCTTTTTGCGGGGAACAGTGCTGGATGGGGTTGAACTGAAACTCCTGGGGGCCAGGGCGACCCCTTTGCTGGGGGTATGGGAAGGAGGGCAGGGCTACCTGGGCCCGATGGCGCCGGGCGAGGTGCGCACCCTGCTGCTTCAGCTCGAGCCCCTTTCGGACGTGGCCACCCTGGAAGCCGAGGTGCAACTGCCCGGGGGCCGCGAGAAGTATCGTTTGACCTTGCCCGAACCCGCGCCGACAGGCTCCGATTATCGGCAAGTGGCCTTTGAGCGAGCTGTGGCCCAGCTGCGGCTCCTGTATGCCAGGCTAAGCGATCTGGAGGGCCCCGGTCAGGCCCAGGTTCTGCTCGAGGCTGTCCAGCCAATCCGGGCTGCCTTGCAGGGTCACTCCGATGCCCGCACCCCCCAGTTGCTAGCTCAGCTTGAGCAGCTCGAGGCCCGCCTGAAGCGGCTCGCAACTTCCTTTGAGTTTCACGAAGCCCGCTGGTTTTCCAAGGCTTTTTTTACCGAGGCCGACAGCCTCAACTCCTCCAGCCGCAAACCCCGCAATTCTCGCACCGGTCGGTAG
- the argJ gene encoding bifunctional glutamate N-acetyltransferase/amino-acid acetyltransferase ArgJ has translation MRLPIGFRAGATRAGIKPSGKPDLALLVSGTPCNWAFVGTLNKAAAPCVTRGRELLANGQPLQAIVVNAGNANCATGPQGFRADRQMAELAAAQQRIAPEAVLTASTGVIGQPLPVEKIEAGLPNIHLGLDIDPFMEAIMTTDLVPKMAEATLSSGARVVGVCKGSGMIAPNMATMLAYIVSDAEVSQTELRRGWQGVVDRSFNQVTVDTDTSTNDMAVLMTNGAAGPVDLGEFWQAIEQVCVELARKLARDGEGATKLLTVKVTGAASDAEARKAALSVAASPLWKSAVYGNDPNWGRVMMALGKAGVALEVDRVRIVLQGIPLYAGRVLDFDRTAASQAMQTEEVLVEADLGLGEGQGMAWGCDLTEGYVRINALYTT, from the coding sequence ATGCGACTTCCGATTGGTTTTCGTGCGGGTGCAACCCGGGCCGGTATTAAGCCCTCGGGCAAGCCTGACCTGGCTCTTTTGGTTTCCGGAACCCCTTGCAACTGGGCCTTTGTTGGAACCCTGAACAAGGCTGCCGCTCCTTGTGTGACTCGAGGCCGTGAGCTGCTGGCAAATGGTCAGCCTCTACAGGCCATTGTGGTCAATGCAGGCAATGCCAACTGCGCCACCGGCCCGCAGGGTTTCCGGGCCGACCGGCAGATGGCCGAACTGGCCGCAGCCCAGCAGCGCATCGCCCCCGAGGCCGTCCTGACTGCCTCCACGGGGGTCATCGGCCAGCCCTTGCCGGTAGAGAAAATCGAAGCAGGTCTGCCCAATATTCATCTGGGCCTGGACATTGACCCCTTTATGGAAGCCATCATGACCACCGACCTGGTGCCCAAAATGGCCGAGGCTACCCTATCGAGCGGGGCTCGAGTAGTCGGGGTTTGTAAGGGGAGTGGCATGATTGCGCCCAACATGGCCACCATGCTGGCCTACATCGTCTCTGATGCCGAGGTTTCCCAAACAGAGCTGCGGCGGGGCTGGCAGGGGGTGGTGGACAGAAGCTTCAACCAGGTCACGGTGGACACCGACACCTCTACCAACGATATGGCCGTTCTGATGACCAATGGCGCGGCAGGGCCGGTGGATCTGGGTGAGTTCTGGCAGGCCATTGAACAGGTCTGTGTGGAGCTGGCCCGCAAGCTGGCCCGCGACGGCGAGGGCGCTACCAAGCTGCTCACGGTGAAAGTAACCGGGGCCGCTAGCGACGCGGAAGCCCGCAAAGCCGCGCTCTCGGTGGCGGCCAGCCCTTTGTGGAAAAGCGCCGTCTACGGCAACGACCCCAACTGGGGTCGGGTCATGATGGCGCTGGGGAAAGCGGGGGTGGCACTTGAGGTAGACCGGGTTCGGATTGTCCTGCAAGGTATTCCCCTTTACGCCGGTCGGGTACTAGACTTCGACCGCACCGCAGCCAGCCAGGCCATGCAAACCGAAGAGGTGCTGGTAGAGGCCGACCTGGGACTGGGCGAGGGACAAGGAATGGCATGGGGATGCGACCTTACCGAAGGCTATGTGCGAATTAACGCGCTCTATACCACCTAA
- a CDS encoding winged helix-turn-helix domain-containing protein, giving the protein MAGLVPGGGLGEVLKRVPGWGVKVRRAWLDEGQQLELKDECAKGSFRTYEEAQQWVQQRFGVQYSYKGLYGLMARWKVHPKAPRPSSAKADAAALGRWKKGGSKP; this is encoded by the coding sequence GTGGCTGGACTGGTACCGGGCGGGGGATTGGGGGAGGTTCTGAAGCGCGTACCGGGCTGGGGGGTTAAAGTCCGTCGAGCCTGGCTGGATGAAGGCCAACAGCTGGAACTGAAAGATGAGTGCGCCAAGGGAAGCTTTCGCACCTACGAAGAAGCGCAGCAGTGGGTGCAACAACGCTTTGGGGTACAGTACAGCTATAAAGGCCTGTATGGGCTGATGGCTCGCTGGAAGGTTCACCCCAAAGCACCGCGACCGAGTTCCGCCAAGGCCGATGCGGCAGCGCTAGGGCGCTGGAAAAAGGGGGGCTCAAAGCCCTGA
- a CDS encoding HupE/UreJ family protein, translating to MAKPVFATAILAQVGLAHSEYGSASGFVHGWMHPLGGLDHLLAMVAVGLWAAQLASGGDRRALWGVPLAFVAVMALGGLLGMLGLEVPLVETGILLSVFLLGGLVLFAARMQLGFGAVLVGLFTLFHGHAHGAEMPASVSGLEYALGFVLSTALLHLMGIGAGLLSGQATTLPALHKLPLLRLLGALVVLGGVMVMQA from the coding sequence ATGGCAAAGCCGGTCTTTGCGACGGCAATACTGGCACAGGTGGGTCTGGCTCATAGCGAATACGGCTCGGCCAGTGGTTTTGTGCACGGTTGGATGCACCCATTGGGTGGTCTGGATCATTTGCTGGCCATGGTGGCCGTCGGGCTATGGGCGGCACAGCTTGCCAGCGGGGGCGATCGCCGGGCCTTGTGGGGCGTACCCCTGGCCTTTGTAGCAGTGATGGCGCTGGGTGGCCTGCTGGGGATGCTTGGCCTGGAAGTGCCCCTTGTCGAGACCGGGATTCTGCTGTCGGTGTTCTTGCTGGGGGGCCTGGTGCTATTTGCAGCCCGAATGCAGCTGGGTTTCGGTGCAGTGCTGGTGGGATTGTTCACGTTGTTCCATGGCCACGCCCACGGTGCAGAGATGCCCGCCAGCGTCTCGGGCCTCGAGTACGCACTGGGCTTTGTGCTGTCCACGGCCCTTTTACACCTGATGGGTATCGGAGCCGGACTGCTCTCCGGCCAGGCCACCACCCTGCCCGCTTTGCATAAACTGCCCTTGCTGCGGCTGCTGGGGGCACTGGTGGTGCTGGGCGGAGTGATGGTGATGCAAGCCTGA
- the hypB gene encoding hydrogenase nickel incorporation protein HypB has protein sequence MTKTPRILEVRANVLKDNDLLARSLRERFAQSRTLVLNLVSSPGSGKTTLLRQTLLELSPRYRVAALVGDLATDNDARRLAESGAPVRQIETKTLCHLEARMIEEHLEGWDLRQIDLLFIENVGNLVCPSSWDLGEDLRVALFSTTEGEDKPLKYPTLINTADIALITKIDLAEAVEFDHEAMYRNLREIRPGIEILEVSGKRGTGMAAWLERLEGALKAKRSQH, from the coding sequence ATGACCAAAACGCCACGAATCCTCGAGGTGCGGGCCAACGTGCTCAAGGACAATGACCTGCTGGCCCGCTCACTACGCGAACGCTTTGCCCAGAGCAGGACGCTGGTATTGAACCTGGTCAGCAGCCCTGGCTCGGGCAAGACCACTTTGCTGCGCCAGACCCTGCTGGAGCTAAGCCCGCGCTACCGGGTTGCGGCCCTAGTAGGCGACCTGGCCACCGACAACGATGCCCGACGGCTGGCCGAGAGCGGCGCGCCGGTAAGGCAGATCGAGACCAAAACCCTGTGCCACCTCGAGGCCCGCATGATTGAGGAACACCTAGAGGGCTGGGACTTGCGCCAGATTGACCTCCTCTTTATCGAGAACGTGGGCAACCTGGTCTGCCCCTCGAGCTGGGATCTGGGCGAAGACCTGCGGGTAGCACTGTTCTCCACTACCGAGGGCGAGGACAAACCGCTCAAGTACCCCACCCTCATCAACACCGCCGACATAGCCCTGATCACCAAAATTGACCTGGCCGAGGCAGTGGAGTTCGACCACGAAGCCATGTACCGGAACCTGCGTGAGATACGTCCGGGCATCGAGATCCTGGAGGTTTCGGGCAAGCGTGGTACCGGCATGGCGGCTTGGCTGGAGCGGCTCGAGGGTGCCCTGAAAGCCAAGCGAAGCCAGCACTGA
- the hypA gene encoding hydrogenase maturation nickel metallochaperone HypA, translated as MHELSIATHIVAVAQEEATARGVEVEAVHLRLGALSGVVVDSLLFGFEIASQGTPLEGTRLLIEEVPLTIYCPTCEAEVELAGIQSLRCPRCGELSGEIRRGKELEIVALEVKD; from the coding sequence ATGCACGAGCTCTCAATCGCTACCCATATCGTTGCGGTTGCCCAGGAGGAGGCAACGGCACGCGGGGTAGAGGTGGAGGCTGTGCACTTGCGATTAGGGGCACTTTCGGGGGTGGTGGTGGACTCGCTCTTGTTCGGCTTCGAGATAGCCAGCCAGGGCACCCCCCTCGAGGGCACCCGTCTCCTGATCGAGGAGGTGCCCCTGACCATCTACTGCCCCACCTGCGAGGCCGAAGTGGAGTTGGCAGGCATCCAGAGCCTGCGCTGCCCTCGCTGTGGTGAGCTTTCGGGCGAGATCCGACGTGGTAAGGAGCTGGAAATTGTAGCCCTGGAGGTAAAGGACTGA
- a CDS encoding HypC/HybG/HupF family hydrogenase formation chaperone, whose translation MCLAIPGQIVEFESADKHMATIDVSGVKRQVNLDLLRGSPLEVGDWVLIHVGFAMSKISEAQAREQLQLLTMLGEAEEALEELEGYQFAEERSPHAP comes from the coding sequence ATGTGCCTTGCCATTCCTGGCCAGATTGTAGAGTTTGAAAGCGCCGATAAGCACATGGCGACCATTGATGTGTCGGGGGTCAAGCGGCAGGTCAACCTGGATTTGCTGCGCGGTTCCCCCTTGGAGGTGGGTGACTGGGTGCTGATTCACGTGGGCTTTGCCATGAGCAAGATCAGCGAGGCCCAGGCCCGCGAGCAGCTCCAGCTTTTGACCATGCTGGGCGAGGCCGAGGAAGCCCTGGAAGAACTCGAGGGCTACCAGTTTGCTGAGGAGCGAAGTCCCCATGCCCCATAA
- a CDS encoding HypC/HybG/HupF family hydrogenase formation chaperone translates to MPHNLEFYASCTLDADGCTTCGDVAVPTFVIEVVGRDAVVRDRLGQQATIAVDFFPEVRVGDVLLVHMGVAIAKLPAPAAGAGQEGVA, encoded by the coding sequence ATGCCCCATAACCTCGAGTTCTACGCTAGTTGCACCCTTGATGCCGACGGCTGCACCACCTGCGGCGACGTGGCGGTGCCCACTTTTGTGATTGAAGTGGTCGGCAGAGATGCAGTGGTACGAGACCGTCTCGGTCAGCAAGCGACCATCGCAGTGGACTTTTTTCCTGAGGTCAGAGTGGGTGATGTGCTCCTGGTGCACATGGGCGTTGCCATCGCAAAACTTCCTGCCCCTGCCGCGGGAGCGGGCCAGGAGGGGGTAGCGTGA
- the hypD gene encoding hydrogenase formation protein HypD: protein MKYVDEFRDPKLIEKAAEEIRRLADPKRHYRIMEVCGGHTHSIYRFGLQDLLPENLELVHGPGCPVCVLPMGRVDDGLRLAQNPQVILTAFGDMMRVPGQMGTPLEMKARGVDIRMVYSPLDALKLAEKNPAREVVFFAIGFETTAPSTALTLLRAKKMGIPNFTVFSNHVNIIPAMRAILDSPDMRLDGFVGPGHVSTVIGCRPYEFVAREYSRPVVVSGFEPLDLLQSLVMLLRQLNEGRAEVENQYERVVPWDGNQAALAAMAEVFELRPFFEWRGLGFISQSALKLRPEYAPWDAEARFEVAGVRVTDPKAAQCGEVLKGVLKPPQCKLFGKECTPEKPVGALMVSSEGACAAYYNYVHRAELVSGD from the coding sequence GTGAAATACGTTGATGAGTTCCGCGATCCCAAGCTGATCGAAAAAGCCGCTGAGGAAATCCGTCGCCTGGCCGACCCCAAGCGCCACTACCGCATCATGGAGGTCTGCGGCGGGCATACCCACTCCATCTACCGCTTCGGTTTGCAAGACTTGCTGCCGGAGAACCTCGAGCTCGTTCACGGCCCCGGCTGCCCGGTCTGTGTGCTGCCTATGGGCCGGGTAGATGACGGCCTCCGGCTGGCCCAGAACCCCCAGGTAATCCTGACCGCCTTCGGCGACATGATGCGCGTACCGGGCCAGATGGGCACGCCTCTGGAGATGAAAGCCAGGGGTGTCGATATTCGTATGGTGTACTCGCCGCTGGACGCGCTCAAGCTGGCCGAGAAGAACCCCGCCCGCGAGGTGGTCTTCTTCGCCATCGGCTTCGAGACCACCGCTCCTTCTACGGCCCTCACGCTGCTGCGGGCTAAAAAGATGGGCATACCCAACTTCACCGTCTTCAGCAACCACGTCAACATCATTCCGGCCATGCGGGCCATCCTGGACTCGCCCGACATGCGCCTGGACGGCTTTGTGGGGCCGGGGCACGTCTCCACCGTAATCGGCTGCCGCCCCTACGAGTTCGTGGCCCGGGAGTATAGCAGGCCGGTGGTGGTCTCGGGCTTTGAGCCCTTGGATTTGCTGCAGAGCCTGGTGATGCTGCTGCGGCAGCTCAATGAAGGTCGGGCCGAAGTGGAAAACCAGTACGAGCGCGTCGTACCCTGGGACGGCAACCAGGCCGCACTGGCCGCCATGGCCGAGGTGTTTGAACTGCGCCCCTTCTTCGAGTGGCGCGGCCTGGGTTTCATCTCCCAGTCTGCGCTCAAACTGCGCCCGGAGTATGCCCCCTGGGATGCCGAGGCCCGTTTCGAGGTGGCCGGGGTGCGCGTGACCGATCCCAAGGCCGCGCAGTGTGGCGAGGTCTTGAAGGGGGTGCTCAAGCCCCCTCAGTGCAAACTATTCGGCAAGGAGTGCACCCCCGAAAAGCCCGTGGGCGCCCTGATGGTTTCTTCGGAAGGGGCCTGTGCCGCTTACTACAACTACGTCCACCGCGCCGAGCTGGTCTCGGGCGACTGA
- the hypE gene encoding hydrogenase expression/formation protein HypE: MVKPTAIRFKDTQIELAHGSGGKASRRLVEGLIAPILGNPALDDAALLSLGSASLAFTADSFVVKPLRFPGGSIGELAVNGTVNDLAVSGARPVALLSTLILEAGLSVQVLQAELEALQQAAQRAGVQVVGGDTKVVEHGKADGLFISTSGIGLVDARVKLAAASVRPGDQVLLSGPIGDHGITILLARGELDLEASLESDTRSVWPLVEALIEAAAPGLRWMRDPTRGGVATALNELARDARLALKLYEERIPIRNEVRGACEILGLDPLHIANEGQFIAIVAPEYAEAALAAVQGVAGGREARLVGEVVETPAGVVYTVSGYGSSRVVDMLVGDPLPRIC; this comes from the coding sequence ATGGTCAAACCAACTGCCATCCGCTTCAAGGACACCCAGATCGAGCTGGCCCACGGCTCCGGCGGCAAGGCCAGCCGTCGTCTGGTGGAGGGGCTGATTGCGCCCATCCTGGGCAACCCTGCGCTGGACGATGCGGCCCTGCTGAGTCTGGGCAGTGCATCCCTGGCCTTTACCGCCGATAGCTTTGTGGTCAAGCCGCTGCGGTTTCCCGGCGGCTCCATTGGGGAGCTGGCCGTCAACGGTACGGTCAACGACCTCGCGGTCTCGGGGGCCAGACCGGTAGCCCTCCTTTCCACGCTGATTCTGGAGGCCGGTCTTTCGGTTCAGGTTTTGCAAGCCGAACTCGAGGCCCTTCAGCAAGCGGCCCAGCGGGCCGGGGTGCAGGTGGTGGGCGGCGATACCAAGGTGGTGGAGCACGGCAAGGCCGATGGGCTTTTCATCAGCACCAGTGGGATTGGGCTGGTAGACGCACGGGTTAAGCTGGCTGCTGCCTCGGTACGCCCCGGCGACCAGGTGCTGCTCTCGGGCCCTATTGGCGACCACGGCATCACCATTCTGCTGGCCCGTGGCGAGCTTGACCTCGAGGCCAGCCTCGAGTCCGACACCCGCTCGGTCTGGCCCTTGGTGGAGGCGCTGATTGAGGCCGCCGCGCCCGGCCTGCGCTGGATGCGCGACCCTACCCGGGGCGGGGTGGCCACCGCGCTCAACGAGCTGGCCAGGGATGCCCGGCTGGCCCTCAAGCTCTATGAAGAGCGCATTCCCATCCGCAACGAAGTGCGAGGGGCCTGTGAGATTCTGGGCCTCGACCCCCTGCACATTGCCAACGAAGGGCAGTTCATCGCCATTGTGGCCCCGGAGTACGCCGAAGCTGCGCTGGCGGCGGTGCAGGGTGTGGCCGGGGGTCGGGAAGCCAGGCTGGTTGGGGAGGTGGTGGAAACCCCCGCCGGCGTGGTCTACACCGTCAGTGGGTACGGCTCGAGCCGGGTGGTGGATATGCTGGTGGGCGACCCCCTGCCCCGCATCTGCTGA
- a CDS encoding SIS domain-containing protein, protein MNQAGAIDQIQAAMQARNTLSKAFFDQEAARLAEVCRQMSERFLAGGRLLAFGQGPYATDAQHVSVEFVHPVIVGKRALPALDLSLYFRPWLEALLRPEDMVMGFAPASGDAEVEAALAFARQKGALTFALTGQGADYAVEVATHPFIHQEIVEMLYHVLWETVHVFFEHRESRHELGATSFLYPFLGTEKQDTAALLAEAAESIRLKVAEDARLRLVVAEQQSEAIASAASRIAERLERGGKLILFGNGGSATDANDLALDCVAPPLGWKPIPAISLALEPANLSAIANDVGPEVVFLRQLIAQARPEDVVVGISTSGGSRNILLTLGEARKRGLLTLALLGYDGGEVVRQHLADLAIVVPSDHIPRIQEVQASVYHVIREQLGVLWH, encoded by the coding sequence ATGAACCAGGCGGGGGCGATAGACCAGATCCAGGCCGCGATGCAGGCACGCAATACGCTGTCGAAGGCTTTTTTTGACCAGGAGGCAGCGCGTCTGGCCGAGGTCTGCCGACAGATGTCCGAACGGTTTCTGGCCGGGGGCCGCCTGCTGGCTTTCGGGCAGGGGCCCTACGCCACCGATGCACAACACGTTTCGGTGGAGTTTGTGCATCCGGTTATTGTGGGCAAGCGGGCCCTGCCGGCGCTCGACCTGTCCCTTTACTTCCGGCCCTGGTTAGAAGCCCTGCTCCGGCCCGAGGACATGGTCATGGGGTTTGCCCCTGCGTCGGGCGATGCCGAGGTCGAGGCAGCCCTGGCCTTCGCGCGGCAGAAAGGGGCCCTGACGTTTGCGCTCACGGGCCAGGGGGCCGACTACGCAGTGGAGGTCGCCACCCACCCTTTCATCCACCAGGAAATAGTAGAGATGCTCTATCACGTGCTGTGGGAGACCGTCCATGTTTTTTTCGAGCACCGCGAGAGCCGTCATGAACTGGGAGCGACCTCGTTTTTGTACCCATTCCTGGGCACAGAAAAGCAGGACACAGCAGCCCTGCTGGCCGAGGCCGCCGAATCCATTCGCCTGAAGGTGGCCGAAGACGCCCGCTTACGGCTGGTGGTAGCCGAGCAGCAGTCAGAGGCCATCGCCAGTGCCGCAAGCAGGATTGCCGAGCGGTTGGAGCGGGGTGGCAAGCTGATCCTCTTTGGCAACGGGGGTTCGGCCACCGACGCCAACGACCTTGCCCTGGACTGCGTGGCTCCACCGCTGGGCTGGAAGCCGATTCCGGCCATCTCGCTGGCCCTCGAGCCTGCCAACCTCTCGGCCATCGCCAACGATGTGGGCCCCGAGGTGGTTTTCCTCCGTCAACTGATTGCCCAGGCCCGCCCGGAGGATGTGGTGGTGGGCATCTCTACCAGTGGGGGCTCCAGAAACATTCTTCTGACCCTGGGGGAAGCCCGCAAACGAGGGCTCCTGACCCTTGCGCTGCTCGGCTACGATGGGGGAGAGGTGGTGCGGCAACACCTGGCCGACCTGGCCATTGTGGTACCTTCAGACCACATTCCGCGCATCCAGGAAGTGCAGGCCTCGGTCTATCACGTGATCCGCGAACAGTTGGGAGTGTTATGGCATTAG
- a CDS encoding Uxx-star family glutaredoxin-like (seleno)protein produces MALELFGTRSCPFTAELREDLEWRGVTFVEYDVEVDEQALERMLALTHGQRTVPVLVEGGKVKQIGWQGRGCVVGQGPS; encoded by the coding sequence ATGGCATTAGAGTTGTTTGGCACCCGGAGCTGCCCCTTTACCGCCGAGTTGCGGGAAGACCTCGAGTGGCGGGGAGTGACGTTTGTTGAGTATGACGTAGAGGTGGATGAACAGGCCCTCGAGCGGATGCTCGCCCTTACCCACGGCCAGCGCACCGTGCCCGTGCTGGTCGAGGGTGGGAAGGTCAAGCAAATCGGCTGGCAGGGGCGTGGCTGCGTGGTGGGGCAGGGGCCGTCGTAG
- a CDS encoding metal ABC transporter permease: protein MNADLVIIVTAILVSVASALVGTFLVLRRMALLSDAIAHAVLPGIVLAYWLSGGERASLPALLGAAAAGLVTVTLVEWLTRTGRVKNDAAIGIVFPALFSLGVLAVSLYFRHVHLDMDAVLYGEIAYAPFNTLALWGREIPESWLVMGSLTLLNLLFVLLFYKELKLSTFDAGLAATLGFAPGVLHYALMTLVSFTSVGAFQSVGAILIVAFLIIPPATAYLLTQRLPVMIGLAVGVGVVSSLAGYGLAIWLDASIAGMMATVAGICFALAFLFSPLGGYLTTRLRRERERLEVAARLLVAHLAHHDQPVSEQEVLAEFGWKPAFLRQARNKALREGWLEVLRDGLRPTPSGLATSKTRSAQDLR from the coding sequence ATGAACGCCGACCTGGTCATCATCGTCACGGCCATCCTGGTTTCGGTGGCCTCGGCCCTGGTAGGCACCTTTCTGGTGCTGCGGCGCATGGCCCTTCTGTCCGATGCCATCGCCCATGCGGTGCTGCCGGGGATTGTGCTGGCCTACTGGCTCTCGGGGGGCGAGCGGGCTTCCCTGCCCGCCTTGTTGGGGGCCGCCGCAGCGGGCCTGGTCACCGTAACCCTGGTGGAGTGGCTCACCCGCACCGGCAGGGTCAAGAACGACGCCGCCATCGGCATCGTATTCCCGGCCCTGTTTAGCCTGGGGGTGCTGGCGGTATCGCTTTATTTCCGCCATGTGCACCTGGACATGGACGCGGTGCTCTACGGTGAAATTGCCTATGCGCCTTTCAACACCCTGGCCCTGTGGGGCCGTGAAATTCCCGAGTCGTGGCTGGTGATGGGTTCGCTGACCCTGCTCAACCTGCTCTTCGTGCTGCTGTTTTACAAAGAACTCAAGCTCTCCACCTTCGATGCAGGCCTGGCCGCCACCCTGGGCTTTGCACCCGGCGTACTGCACTATGCGCTCATGACCCTGGTTTCCTTCACTTCGGTGGGGGCTTTCCAGTCGGTAGGGGCCATTTTGATTGTAGCCTTCCTGATCATTCCCCCCGCCACGGCTTACTTGCTTACCCAGCGCCTGCCGGTCATGATCGGCCTGGCGGTGGGGGTGGGTGTGGTGTCCAGCCTGGCGGGCTACGGGCTGGCCATCTGGCTCGATGCTTCGATTGCCGGCATGATGGCCACGGTAGCCGGAATCTGCTTTGCGCTGGCCTTCCTTTTCTCGCCCCTGGGGGGCTACCTGACCACCCGGCTGCGCCGTGAACGAGAGCGCCTCGAGGTCGCCGCTCGCCTCCTGGTGGCCCACCTGGCCCACCACGACCAACCGGTTTCCGAGCAGGAGGTGCTAGCGGAGTTTGGCTGGAAACCAGCCTTTCTGCGTCAGGCCAGGAATAAAGCCCTGCGGGAGGGCTGGCTCGAGGTCTTGAGGGACGGCTTGCGCCCCACCCCAAGCGGCCTTGCCACCAGCAAAACCCGTTCTGCACAGGATTTACGCTAG